One Nocardia sp. BMG111209 DNA segment encodes these proteins:
- a CDS encoding TetR/AcrR family transcriptional regulator — protein MAAQLPSGVDRGVAAPSSRTPQAVAAGADPNASRRTEILRTANSVIATSGLRASLQQIADAAGILPGSLYHHFESKEAILVELIRRYQDELDRIGTVALERLDGAGSQPPPEQIFALGREIARCAVEHGAALQMSFYEGPGTDPELIALTRRRWTTAQEAMLRILRAGHENGDIRPELDLPVLADRLCQSMLHVGLDVIRHKASGDRVATAIGTVQLYGLASESPADAALNGSAAFAAAERVIATWAGDEDAVAGERAAHVRAVARAEFGRRGYEMTTVRDIAAAAGLTLGTAYRLIGSKDELLMSIMLSFGRKVGAGWTAVLRSESTPLEKLDALSWVNINALDRFPDEFRIQLAWMRQSPPDIADPGWSFTTRVRQMKSLLSEGRKSGELRIDGPPAEMMARCVIGLQWIPENILRDLGVRPGSTHVRDTVLRGVLVRRS, from the coding sequence ATGGCCGCGCAGCTACCTTCGGGTGTCGATCGAGGCGTCGCGGCGCCGAGCTCCCGGACACCGCAGGCGGTCGCCGCCGGCGCGGATCCGAATGCCTCCCGCCGCACCGAGATTCTGCGGACCGCGAATTCGGTGATCGCGACCTCGGGCCTGCGCGCGTCGCTGCAACAGATCGCCGATGCGGCGGGAATTCTGCCGGGCAGCCTGTATCACCATTTCGAATCGAAGGAAGCGATCCTCGTCGAATTGATCCGGCGGTATCAGGACGAACTCGATCGCATCGGTACCGTCGCACTGGAACGGCTCGACGGGGCCGGATCGCAGCCGCCGCCGGAGCAGATATTCGCACTGGGCCGCGAGATCGCCCGCTGCGCGGTGGAACACGGTGCGGCCCTGCAGATGTCGTTCTACGAGGGGCCCGGCACCGATCCCGAACTCATCGCCCTGACCCGGCGGCGCTGGACCACCGCGCAGGAGGCGATGCTGCGGATCCTGCGGGCCGGCCACGAGAACGGCGACATCCGTCCGGAGCTGGATCTGCCGGTGCTGGCCGACCGGCTGTGCCAGAGCATGTTGCACGTCGGGCTGGATGTCATCCGGCACAAGGCATCCGGGGACCGGGTGGCCACGGCGATCGGCACCGTCCAGTTGTACGGGCTGGCGAGCGAATCGCCCGCGGACGCCGCGCTGAACGGTTCGGCCGCGTTCGCGGCCGCGGAACGGGTGATCGCCACCTGGGCCGGCGACGAGGACGCCGTGGCGGGGGAGCGGGCGGCCCATGTGCGGGCCGTCGCCAGAGCCGAATTCGGCCGTCGCGGTTACGAGATGACCACGGTCCGCGACATCGCCGCCGCCGCGGGCCTCACCCTCGGCACCGCCTACCGGCTGATCGGCTCCAAGGACGAGTTGCTGATGTCGATCATGTTGTCGTTCGGCCGCAAGGTCGGCGCCGGGTGGACGGCCGTGCTGCGCTCGGAGTCCACCCCGCTGGAAAAGCTCGACGCGCTCAGCTGGGTGAATATCAATGCGCTGGACCGGTTTCCGGACGAGTTCCGGATCCAGCTGGCCTGGATGCGCCAGTCGCCGCCGGACATCGCCGATCCCGGCTGGTCGTTCACGACCCGGGTCCGGCAGATGAAATCGCTGCTGTCCGAAGGCCGGAAGTCCGGTGAGCTGCGTATCGACGGGCCACCGGCGGAGATGATGGCGCGCTGTGTGATCGGCCTGCAGTGGATTCCGGAGAACATTCTGCGTGACCTCGGCGTCCGGCCGGGCTCGACCCATGTTCGCGATACCGTACTGCGCGGTGTGCTGGTGCGCCGGTCCTGA
- a CDS encoding ABC transporter substrate-binding protein has translation MSYESAAEPIKVGYLMDFTLPPGFPEEMKADFTRVFDLVFEEAHEQGLLDRRVQMIYREVEGLPKGSVKAVIDAYGELVDEGCLVVFGPNITDNAVPTREAIEERFRVPAISVTGTDDWLGEWTFAFPQGSMTDEPIFLVDLIAQRGITEIGVLAEQSLIGESYLRNLRDAARRKGIRIVAEAVIAQTAQDITTAVRTLHDAKAEAIVHLGFGFGIVFVNPALEAVGWDPPRFTTTAFQNAWVNPIMWNAFMGWIGVDQYDEGNPIGQDFLDRYAAKYDGRRPEYCVPVVNRDVAATLVRAFTDAHPLSPRGVKEALERVKMLPAASGAPGTRVSLGKWTRRAWMGAGYLVARTLDPDGVNSHLVARFGQE, from the coding sequence ATGTCCTACGAAAGTGCCGCCGAGCCGATCAAGGTCGGCTACCTGATGGATTTCACCCTACCGCCGGGCTTTCCGGAGGAGATGAAGGCCGACTTCACCCGGGTCTTCGACCTCGTCTTCGAGGAGGCCCACGAGCAGGGCCTGCTGGACCGCCGGGTGCAGATGATCTACCGCGAGGTGGAAGGGCTGCCCAAGGGCAGCGTCAAGGCGGTGATCGACGCCTACGGGGAACTCGTCGACGAGGGCTGCCTGGTCGTGTTCGGCCCCAACATCACCGACAACGCCGTACCCACCCGGGAGGCGATCGAGGAGCGGTTCCGGGTGCCCGCGATCAGCGTGACCGGTACCGACGACTGGCTGGGCGAGTGGACCTTCGCATTCCCGCAGGGGTCGATGACCGATGAGCCGATCTTCCTGGTCGACCTGATCGCGCAGCGCGGGATCACCGAGATCGGGGTGCTGGCCGAGCAGAGCCTGATCGGCGAGAGCTATCTGCGCAACCTCCGGGATGCCGCCCGCCGCAAGGGAATCCGGATCGTGGCCGAGGCCGTGATCGCGCAGACCGCGCAGGACATCACCACCGCCGTGCGCACCCTCCACGATGCGAAGGCCGAGGCGATCGTCCATCTGGGCTTCGGATTCGGCATCGTGTTCGTCAATCCGGCACTGGAGGCGGTCGGCTGGGATCCGCCGCGATTCACCACCACCGCATTCCAGAACGCCTGGGTGAACCCGATCATGTGGAACGCGTTCATGGGCTGGATCGGCGTCGACCAGTACGACGAGGGCAACCCGATCGGACAGGACTTCCTCGACCGCTACGCGGCGAAGTACGACGGCCGGCGGCCCGAATACTGTGTGCCGGTGGTGAATCGGGATGTCGCCGCCACCCTGGTCCGCGCCTTCACCGACGCGCATCCGCTCAGCCCGCGCGGCGTCAAGGAGGCCCTGGAGCGGGTCAAGATGCTGCCCGCCGCCTCCGGTGCGCCGGGAACCCGTGTCTCGCTGGGTAAATGGACGCGCCGCGCCTGGATGGGCGCGGGCTACCTGGTGGCCCGGACCCTCGATCCCGACGGCGTCAACTCCCATCTCGTCGCCCGATTCGGCCAGGAGTGA
- a CDS encoding nitric oxide reductase activation protein NorD gives MADDEMGRLAMLASALAGRTVTVAALPAGEPAWTDGRTVYLDATAEPRERLEALAVQASLLAGGGLAPDIVRRLAHRRTLTRRYLAIEGRRALLANAWLPPGALGALPAGTCTAATPAESLAAAAGRSPIADPPAAFGVIRPAALLAAGRAGGQAGDAAHVPRRRSGAELPGPDEDSAEDHATSDPFSSPVGGAGALGALLARLTSATRRLSGGGPPGADAPTHARRSATRGAGAVVSTAAAVGADDARPGASGARYPEWDCHRGHYRQAWCTVIEIEAPRTESAPAAPDTRALRTSLARLGLGFTHRRRQPQGDDIDVDAAVAMRVETAAGSTPDEAVYVANLRRRHDLSVLILLDVSGSAAEAGTAGRTVHEQQREAAAALAGALHELGNRVAVFAYSSQGRSAVHLTPIKRFDDRLDAAATARLHGVRPGAYSRLGAAIRHGTAILRERSGTPRRLLVVLSDGLAYDHGYERAYGAADARKALAEAGNEGIGCLCLTIGAATDAEALRQVFGAAAHATIDRPDRLRGLAGPLLRLALDRADIRRRRPA, from the coding sequence ATGGCAGACGACGAGATGGGCCGGCTCGCCATGCTGGCCTCCGCGCTGGCGGGCCGGACGGTGACGGTCGCCGCGCTGCCCGCCGGCGAACCGGCCTGGACCGACGGCCGGACGGTGTACCTCGACGCCACGGCCGAACCCCGCGAGCGGCTCGAGGCACTGGCCGTCCAGGCCTCACTGCTCGCCGGCGGCGGGCTCGCGCCCGATATCGTCCGGCGGCTCGCGCACCGGCGCACCCTCACCCGGCGCTACCTCGCGATCGAGGGCCGCCGCGCGCTACTCGCCAATGCGTGGCTGCCGCCCGGTGCGCTCGGCGCGCTGCCGGCCGGAACCTGCACTGCCGCAACGCCGGCCGAATCCCTGGCCGCGGCCGCCGGCCGGTCCCCGATCGCGGACCCGCCCGCCGCGTTCGGCGTGATCCGGCCGGCCGCCCTGCTCGCCGCCGGGCGGGCGGGCGGACAGGCGGGTGACGCGGCGCATGTGCCACGGCGGCGATCCGGCGCGGAACTGCCCGGCCCGGACGAGGATTCGGCCGAGGACCACGCGACGTCCGATCCGTTCTCCAGCCCGGTCGGCGGCGCGGGCGCCCTCGGCGCACTGCTCGCGCGGCTGACGAGCGCCACGCGCCGGCTCTCCGGCGGCGGCCCGCCCGGCGCGGACGCGCCGACCCATGCCCGGCGCTCGGCGACCCGCGGCGCCGGGGCCGTCGTCTCCACGGCGGCCGCGGTGGGTGCGGACGACGCCCGGCCCGGCGCCTCCGGGGCACGCTATCCCGAATGGGACTGTCACCGTGGGCATTACCGGCAGGCGTGGTGCACCGTGATCGAAATCGAGGCCCCGCGCACCGAATCCGCCCCGGCCGCGCCGGACACCCGCGCGCTGCGAACCTCGCTGGCCCGGCTGGGACTCGGCTTCACCCATCGGCGCCGGCAGCCCCAGGGCGACGACATCGATGTGGACGCGGCCGTGGCGATGCGGGTCGAGACGGCGGCCGGTTCCACCCCCGACGAGGCCGTCTACGTGGCCAATCTCCGTCGCCGGCACGACCTTTCGGTGCTGATCCTGCTGGATGTGTCGGGATCGGCCGCCGAGGCCGGGACCGCCGGGCGCACCGTGCACGAACAGCAGCGCGAGGCGGCGGCCGCCCTCGCCGGGGCCCTGCACGAACTGGGCAATCGGGTCGCGGTGTTCGCCTACAGTTCCCAGGGCCGCTCGGCGGTGCACCTGACGCCGATCAAGCGGTTCGACGATCGGCTCGACGCCGCCGCGACGGCCCGGCTGCACGGCGTGCGGCCGGGGGCCTATTCGCGGCTCGGGGCCGCGATCCGGCACGGCACGGCGATTCTGCGGGAGCGGTCCGGCACACCGCGGCGGCTGCTGGTCGTACTGTCGGACGGACTGGCCTACGACCACGGCTATGAGCGCGCCTACGGCGCCGCCGACGCGCGAAAGGCGCTCGCGGAGGCCGGGAACGAGGGTATCGGCTGTCTGTGCCTGACGATCGGCGCCGCCACCGATGCCGAGGCGCTGCGGCAGGTGTTCGGCGCCGCGGCCCACGCCACGATCGACCGGCCCGACCGGCTGCGCGGACTCGCCGGGCCGCTGCTGCGACTCGCGCTCGACCGCGCCGATATCCGGCGCCGGCGGCCGGCGTGA
- a CDS encoding aldehyde dehydrogenase family protein, whose translation MPDTLKVGYEPRMMIDGRLVSGEAGTFANINPATEEVLGEVADASTGDMHRAIDAARRAFDETDWSRNHMFRKRCLEQLQTAIEAEREPLREELIREVGCPRAVTAGPQLDAPLSDGLKYPAHLIGTFGWETDLGDSFVALTGRLTRRKVWHEPVGVVGAITPWNFPFEVTIHKLGQALATGNTVVLKPAPDTPFNATRLGRLIAEATDIPAGVVNVVTASDHLVGEELTLSPKVDMISFTGSTAVGKRIMEKGSATMKRLFLELGGKSATIVLEDADLNTACMIGIGPLLHAGQACAAPTRMLLPRSRYDEGIAILRGIYENIAAGDPQDPSTLCGPVISAKQRERVLGYIRKGIDEGANLLVGGTEPPAGFDKGFWVTPTLFIDVDNSMTIAQEEIFGPVLVVVPYDDEQDAIRIANDSPYGLAGNVMSSSLDHSLAVARRLRAGFIGLNGGAGYGADVPFGGYKNSGVGRQNGTAGFGQYTEVKSVAYPVD comes from the coding sequence ATGCCTGACACCCTGAAGGTCGGCTACGAGCCGCGGATGATGATCGACGGCAGGCTCGTCTCGGGCGAGGCCGGCACCTTCGCGAATATCAATCCGGCCACCGAGGAGGTCCTCGGCGAGGTCGCCGACGCCTCCACCGGCGATATGCACCGCGCGATCGACGCGGCCCGCCGGGCCTTCGACGAGACCGACTGGTCGCGCAACCACATGTTCCGCAAGCGGTGCCTGGAACAGTTGCAGACCGCGATCGAGGCCGAGCGCGAGCCGTTGCGCGAGGAACTGATTCGTGAGGTGGGCTGCCCGCGCGCGGTAACGGCCGGACCGCAACTGGACGCTCCGCTGTCCGACGGGCTGAAATATCCCGCGCATCTGATCGGCACCTTCGGGTGGGAAACCGATCTCGGCGACAGCTTCGTCGCCCTCACCGGGCGGCTGACCCGCCGCAAGGTATGGCACGAACCCGTCGGCGTGGTCGGCGCGATCACCCCGTGGAATTTCCCGTTCGAGGTCACGATCCACAAGCTGGGCCAGGCGCTGGCCACCGGGAATACGGTCGTGCTGAAACCGGCCCCGGACACACCGTTCAACGCCACCCGGCTGGGCCGTCTGATCGCCGAAGCCACCGATATCCCCGCCGGCGTGGTCAATGTCGTCACCGCCTCCGACCATCTCGTCGGTGAGGAACTGACGCTGTCGCCGAAGGTCGACATGATCTCGTTCACCGGTTCGACGGCGGTGGGCAAACGGATCATGGAAAAAGGCAGCGCCACCATGAAACGCCTCTTCCTCGAGCTCGGCGGCAAATCCGCGACGATCGTGCTCGAGGACGCGGATCTGAACACCGCGTGCATGATCGGGATCGGGCCGCTACTGCACGCGGGCCAGGCGTGCGCGGCGCCGACGCGAATGTTGTTGCCCCGCTCGCGATACGACGAGGGTATCGCGATCCTGCGCGGGATCTACGAGAACATCGCGGCCGGGGATCCGCAGGATCCGAGCACGCTGTGCGGTCCGGTCATCTCGGCGAAGCAGCGGGAGCGGGTGCTCGGCTATATCCGCAAGGGCATCGACGAGGGCGCGAATCTGCTCGTCGGCGGGACCGAGCCGCCCGCGGGCTTCGACAAGGGATTCTGGGTCACCCCGACCCTTTTCATCGACGTGGACAACTCCATGACGATCGCGCAGGAGGAGATCTTCGGACCGGTGCTGGTGGTCGTTCCCTACGACGACGAACAGGACGCGATCCGCATCGCCAACGACAGCCCCTACGGCCTGGCCGGGAATGTGATGTCGAGTTCGCTGGATCACTCGCTGGCGGTGGCGCGCCGATTGCGCGCGGGATTCATCGGTCTCAACGGCGGCGCCGGATACGGCGCCGACGTGCCGTTCGGGGGCTACAAGAACAGCGGTGTGGGCCGGCAGAACGGTACGGCCGGATTCGGCCAGTACACCGAGGTCAAATCCGTCGCCTACCCGGTCGACTGA
- a CDS encoding SDR family oxidoreductase: MAEQRSVLITGASRGLGLASAKHLYARGWTVVAAMRSPETGLDRLRAETGAAQNDSRLIGLRLDLTDATSVAEAAETAVERIGAPYAVVHNAGISAAGMVEEAPSELWERMFATHLLGPVALTKALLPAMRAAGRGRIVLVSSAGGVRGMPGIAPYSAAKGALERWGESLAGEIAPFGLGVSILVTGTYDTDIITDAGTTDDRDFAGPYARLHESTDTRGRFAVRFARPPERFAAGLSKALDHRGPFRRRPVGPDARMLLLAARILPPSGMHQMSRLALGLPRHGALRGGTVPLTVSQRAMISAARVLPAPAMQRIALLATRFAPKPGSPDTPTPESDNHA, translated from the coding sequence ATGGCTGAGCAGCGCAGTGTTCTCATCACCGGCGCCTCGCGCGGGCTGGGCCTGGCCTCGGCGAAGCATCTCTACGCGCGCGGCTGGACCGTCGTGGCGGCCATGCGGTCCCCCGAAACCGGGCTCGACCGGCTGCGCGCCGAAACCGGTGCGGCACAGAATGATTCGCGACTGATCGGATTACGGCTGGATCTGACCGACGCCACCTCCGTCGCCGAGGCCGCGGAAACGGCCGTCGAACGGATCGGTGCGCCGTACGCCGTGGTGCACAATGCGGGCATCTCGGCCGCGGGCATGGTGGAGGAAGCGCCGTCGGAGTTGTGGGAGCGGATGTTCGCCACCCACCTGCTCGGCCCGGTGGCCCTCACCAAGGCCCTGCTCCCCGCGATGCGCGCGGCGGGACGCGGCCGGATCGTCCTGGTGTCCAGCGCCGGTGGCGTGCGCGGAATGCCCGGCATCGCACCCTATTCCGCGGCCAAGGGCGCACTCGAACGCTGGGGCGAATCGCTGGCCGGGGAGATCGCGCCGTTCGGCCTCGGGGTGTCGATCCTGGTGACCGGCACCTACGACACCGACATCATCACCGACGCGGGCACCACCGACGACCGGGACTTCGCCGGGCCGTACGCGCGATTGCACGAATCGACCGATACCCGTGGGCGATTCGCCGTCCGCTTCGCCCGGCCACCCGAGCGGTTCGCGGCCGGCCTGAGCAAGGCGCTGGACCACCGCGGCCCGTTCCGGCGCCGGCCGGTCGGCCCCGACGCGCGAATGTTGTTGCTGGCGGCCAGAATTCTGCCGCCGTCCGGGATGCATCAGATGTCCCGGCTGGCGCTGGGACTGCCGCGGCACGGCGCACTGCGCGGCGGGACCGTCCCGCTCACCGTGAGCCAGCGCGCGATGATCTCCGCCGCGCGGGTCCTGCCCGCGCCCGCGATGCAGCGAATCGCCTTGCTGGCCACGCGTTTCGCACCCAAGCCCGGTTCGCCGGACACCCCGACGCCAGAGAGCGACAACCATGCCTGA
- a CDS encoding spirocyclase AveC family protein produces MTTKPVRIAADVSGPTPRKFPLWPVIWTALALVVLILIGYHARVGAVSARIRTPGFPDGPAPRPVDPLFGYHHWVALLQILTVVMVVQMLGLLVWAIRRHPGHPYLLMGVVTTLIVWQDPIMNWSPFAVYNPDLAHWPEDWPLVSLSPTVEPFLVIGYASFYFGPYFLANPVLKRIQAARPTDSFVWRHPLISLTVLLLVFGFVMDMILEVTLVRTGMYIYSQVIPFGSIFVGRPWQFPLLWESTLVCLVMIPAGILVYRDDTGRTVAEKLARRARLFPGRPALGMFAVMFVIINIAYFAYGFGFQLIKISGTATSVACPWPYPEAKVYDPQGMYEKNGQPGPYSVGIWSTWMSGQPHGRPDVSLPAGGGRCAPEPHHG; encoded by the coding sequence ATGACGACGAAACCTGTGAGAATCGCCGCCGATGTCAGCGGTCCCACGCCGCGGAAGTTTCCGCTGTGGCCGGTGATCTGGACCGCGCTCGCTCTCGTGGTGCTGATCCTGATCGGTTACCACGCCCGGGTGGGCGCGGTGTCCGCGCGCATCCGCACACCCGGTTTCCCGGACGGTCCCGCGCCGCGCCCGGTCGATCCGCTGTTCGGTTACCACCACTGGGTGGCGTTGCTGCAGATCCTGACCGTCGTGATGGTGGTTCAGATGCTCGGGCTGCTGGTCTGGGCGATCCGCCGCCATCCCGGCCATCCCTATCTGCTGATGGGTGTGGTCACCACGCTGATCGTGTGGCAGGACCCGATCATGAACTGGTCGCCGTTCGCGGTCTACAACCCCGATCTGGCGCACTGGCCGGAGGATTGGCCGCTGGTGTCGTTGTCGCCGACGGTCGAGCCCTTCCTCGTGATCGGTTACGCCTCCTTCTATTTCGGCCCCTACTTCCTGGCGAATCCGGTGCTGAAGCGGATCCAGGCCGCCCGGCCGACGGATTCGTTCGTCTGGCGCCATCCGCTGATCTCGCTGACCGTGCTGCTGCTGGTGTTCGGCTTCGTGATGGACATGATCCTCGAGGTCACGCTGGTGCGGACCGGGATGTACATCTATTCGCAGGTCATCCCGTTCGGGTCGATATTCGTCGGCCGCCCTTGGCAATTCCCGCTGCTGTGGGAGTCGACGCTGGTGTGCCTGGTGATGATTCCGGCCGGGATCCTGGTGTACCGGGACGACACCGGGCGCACGGTCGCCGAGAAGCTCGCGCGCCGGGCCCGGCTGTTTCCCGGCCGACCGGCGCTGGGCATGTTCGCCGTGATGTTCGTGATCATCAACATCGCGTACTTCGCCTACGGCTTCGGCTTCCAGCTCATCAAGATCAGCGGCACGGCCACCTCCGTCGCCTGCCCCTGGCCCTATCCGGAGGCGAAAGTGTACGACCCCCAGGGCATGTACGAGAAGAACGGTCAGCCCGGCCCGTATTCGGTGGGGATCTGGTCCACCTGGATGAGCGGCCAGCCGCACGGCCGGCCCGATGTGAGTCTCCCCGCCGGCGGCGGCCGTTGCGCCCCGGAGCCGCATCATGGCTGA
- a CDS encoding MBL fold metallo-hydrolase: MQITVLGCRAGMPAEGQPSSGYLVDTGDSRILLDCGPGIAASLSAVLTSAELDAIVISHLHLDHVYDLLPVGKSLLAPIALAGYPGAASFFGPGPHELPRMPLYLPAGSGPLLERWSSLLTTNTLPMLDRVFDAAFDVREYRPDDIVTVGDSTIEFVEMRHAKPNCGVRICAPSGSLAYTGDTGPTDALVRLAAGIGLFVSEATLEVSDHGAHGHLCAADAARAAKAGGAEQLLLTHFPTTDEIWLKARLAEAAAEFSGPIHLARPSSVFRVGDPVVAARG, from the coding sequence ATGCAAATCACCGTGCTCGGCTGCCGGGCGGGCATGCCTGCCGAAGGACAGCCAAGTTCCGGCTATCTGGTGGACACCGGGGACAGTCGTATCCTGCTGGATTGCGGGCCGGGTATCGCGGCCTCGCTCTCGGCCGTCCTGACTTCCGCGGAGCTCGACGCGATCGTGATCAGTCACCTGCATCTCGATCACGTGTACGACCTACTGCCCGTGGGTAAGTCGCTGCTGGCGCCGATCGCGCTGGCCGGATATCCGGGCGCCGCGTCGTTCTTCGGCCCGGGGCCGCACGAATTGCCGCGCATGCCCCTGTATCTGCCGGCCGGATCCGGCCCGCTGCTGGAACGCTGGTCGTCACTGCTGACCACGAACACGCTGCCGATGCTGGATCGCGTATTCGATGCCGCATTCGACGTGCGCGAATATCGGCCCGACGATATCGTGACCGTCGGCGACAGCACGATCGAATTCGTGGAAATGCGGCACGCCAAACCCAATTGCGGCGTCCGGATCTGCGCGCCGAGCGGATCGCTGGCCTACACCGGCGATACCGGTCCCACCGACGCGCTGGTGCGATTGGCGGCGGGTATCGGCCTGTTCGTCTCGGAGGCGACCCTGGAGGTGTCCGATCACGGTGCGCACGGGCATCTGTGCGCCGCCGACGCCGCGCGGGCGGCCAAGGCGGGCGGGGCGGAGCAGCTGTTGCTGACCCATTTCCCGACCACCGACGAGATTTGGCTGAAGGCGCGGCTGGCCGAGGCCGCCGCGGAGTTTTCGGGCCCGATCCATCTGGCCCGGCCGAGCTCGGTGTTCCGGGTCGGCGACCCGGTCGTGGCGGCCCGGGGCTGA
- a CDS encoding amidohydrolase family protein, producing MDMNDLVLVSVDDHLVEPPDMFRNHIPVKYRDQAPKVVQRADGTDAWVFEGQEATNVGLNAVAGRPPDEYGAEPTKFSEIREGCHDIEARIRDMDANGVAASMNFPSYPQFCGQYFARAQDKDLGLAVLRAYNDWHVDEWCGAHPGRMIPLGLPPIWDPQLMADEVRRLAKKGCHSVSFSENPTKLNYPSLHDPHWDPFWTACSDENTVVNLHIGSSSSVVITSVDAPIDTMITLQPMSIVNAAADLIWSPMLRKFPDLTFALSEGGIGWVPYFLERIDRVYKMHRAWTHQNFGDRLPSEVFLERIALCFIDDEFGIESRNRLNLDMISWECDYPHSDSTWPQAPESLDGYLVGLSDDEIDRITHRNAARLYSFDLFEHHTREQLTVGALRSGATDVDLGYRSSERLRKTGTETVTVLNLVSNLPS from the coding sequence ATGGACATGAACGACCTGGTGCTGGTGTCGGTCGATGATCATCTCGTGGAACCGCCCGATATGTTCCGCAACCACATTCCCGTGAAGTACCGGGATCAGGCGCCGAAGGTCGTGCAGCGCGCCGACGGTACCGACGCCTGGGTGTTCGAGGGTCAGGAGGCCACCAACGTGGGTCTCAACGCCGTCGCCGGTCGCCCGCCGGACGAGTACGGCGCGGAACCGACCAAGTTCAGCGAGATCCGCGAGGGCTGTCACGACATCGAGGCGCGGATCCGCGACATGGACGCCAACGGCGTCGCCGCCTCGATGAACTTCCCGTCCTATCCGCAGTTCTGCGGGCAGTACTTCGCCCGCGCGCAGGACAAGGATCTCGGCCTGGCGGTGTTGCGCGCCTACAACGACTGGCATGTCGACGAGTGGTGCGGCGCGCACCCCGGCCGCATGATCCCGCTCGGGCTGCCCCCGATCTGGGATCCGCAGCTGATGGCCGACGAGGTGCGGCGGCTGGCGAAGAAGGGCTGCCACTCGGTCTCCTTCTCGGAGAATCCGACCAAGCTGAACTATCCGTCCCTGCACGACCCGCACTGGGATCCGTTCTGGACCGCGTGCAGCGACGAGAACACCGTGGTGAACCTGCACATCGGCTCCTCGTCGTCGGTGGTCATCACCTCCGTCGACGCGCCGATCGACACCATGATCACCCTGCAGCCGATGAGTATCGTCAACGCCGCCGCCGATCTGATCTGGTCGCCGATGCTGCGCAAATTCCCGGACCTCACCTTCGCGCTGTCCGAGGGCGGTATCGGCTGGGTGCCGTATTTCCTCGAACGGATCGACCGGGTGTACAAGATGCACCGCGCCTGGACGCATCAGAACTTCGGGGACAGATTGCCCAGCGAGGTGTTCCTCGAACGCATCGCCCTGTGCTTCATCGACGACGAATTCGGGATCGAGAGCCGGAACCGACTGAACCTCGACATGATCTCGTGGGAATGCGACTATCCGCATTCCGATTCGACCTGGCCGCAGGCGCCGGAAAGCCTCGACGGTTATCTGGTGGGATTGTCCGACGACGAGATCGACCGGATCACCCATCGGAACGCGGCGCGGCTGTATTCGTTCGACCTGTTCGAGCACCACACCCGCGAACAATTGACCGTCGGCGCGCTGCGGTCCGGGGCCACCGATGTCGATCTCGGCTACCGCTCGTCGGAACGGCTGCGCAAGACCGGCACCGAGACGGTCACCGTCCTGAATCTGGTCTCGAATCTACCGAGCTGA
- a CDS encoding CbbQ/NirQ/NorQ/GpvN family protein: MTTSATAKRPQPAPPGRPYYLPVGNEEAVFEAAYHQGLSIVLKGPTGCGKTRFVEAMAHRLGRPLITVACHDDLTTADLVGRYLLRGGDTEWVDGPLTRAVREGAICYLDEVVEARQDTTVVLHPLADHRRELPIERLGVTLAAAPGFGLVVSYNPGYQSVLKDLKDSTRQRLVAIEFSFPAPDLEQRIVSREAGVDEATAALLVRLAGAIRRLETSGLREVSSTRVLVATGRLIAAGLDPRAAAVAAIAGPLTDDPAITRGLIEMIDVYLGTPGA, from the coding sequence ATGACGACCTCCGCCACCGCGAAACGACCGCAGCCCGCGCCGCCCGGCCGCCCGTACTACCTCCCGGTGGGCAACGAGGAGGCGGTGTTCGAAGCCGCCTACCATCAAGGACTCTCGATCGTCCTGAAGGGGCCGACCGGCTGCGGCAAGACCCGGTTCGTCGAGGCGATGGCGCATCGGCTCGGACGGCCGCTGATCACCGTCGCCTGTCACGACGATCTCACCACCGCCGACCTCGTCGGCCGATACCTGTTGCGCGGCGGCGATACCGAGTGGGTCGACGGTCCGCTGACGCGCGCGGTGCGCGAGGGCGCCATCTGCTATCTCGACGAGGTGGTCGAGGCGCGCCAGGACACCACCGTGGTCCTGCACCCGCTGGCCGATCACCGGCGCGAGCTCCCGATCGAACGGCTCGGGGTAACCCTCGCCGCCGCACCGGGATTCGGCCTGGTCGTGTCCTACAACCCGGGCTATCAGAGTGTGCTCAAGGATCTCAAGGATTCGACCCGCCAGCGCCTGGTCGCGATCGAATTCTCCTTTCCGGCACCGGATCTGGAGCAGCGCATCGTCTCCCGCGAGGCCGGGGTCGACGAGGCGACGGCCGCGCTGCTGGTGCGGCTGGCCGGGGCGATCCGCCGGTTGGAGACCAGCGGGCTGCGCGAGGTGTCCTCCACCCGCGTACTCGTCGCCACCGGCCGCCTGATCGCCGCGGGGCTCGATCCGCGGGCGGCCGCGGTGGCGGCCATCGCGGGCCCGCTCACCGACGATCCGGCGATCACCCGCGGTCTCATCGAGATGATCGACGTGTACCTGGGCACACCCGGCGCCTGA